The Hymenobacter oligotrophus genome has a window encoding:
- a CDS encoding YncE family protein, with protein MRFRLFPLFLLLLGALSAQAQQQSSIWYFGQEAGLDFRQGAPTPLLDGKLSTYEGSSVATTSRGQLLFYTNGVTVWNRQHEPMLNGKNLMGSKSSSQSALIVPDPGSGNVFYIFTTGAEGSSNGMRYSVVDMTAEGGLGDVKRSNMLLISPVAEKLAAVRHRNGRDIWVVGHRWNSNAFVSYLVTPDGVITKPNLSNVGAMHAGPGRNAIGCMKFSPDGRKLAVAIWREANRVQVFDFDNATGKVSNPKSYGPFEEAYGVEFSPDGSKVYATSNGNGGGNAQVWQVDLASGTKTAVGNSANRKIGSLQLGPDGRIYVAREDNPFLGVIENPNAMGKASKYTDDGIKLGGRRGKLGLPNFMQIYFQKP; from the coding sequence ATGCGTTTTCGACTGTTTCCGCTCTTCTTACTACTGCTTGGGGCCTTGAGTGCGCAGGCCCAACAGCAATCTTCTATCTGGTACTTTGGTCAAGAGGCCGGCCTCGATTTCCGGCAGGGAGCACCCACTCCCCTGCTCGATGGCAAGCTGAGCACCTACGAGGGCTCGTCGGTGGCCACTACCTCGCGCGGACAACTGCTGTTCTACACCAACGGCGTTACCGTCTGGAACCGCCAGCACGAGCCCATGCTGAACGGCAAAAACCTGATGGGCAGCAAATCGAGCAGCCAGAGCGCGCTCATCGTGCCCGACCCCGGCAGCGGCAACGTGTTCTACATCTTCACCACCGGCGCCGAGGGCAGCTCCAACGGCATGCGCTACTCCGTGGTTGATATGACGGCCGAAGGCGGCCTCGGCGACGTGAAGCGCAGCAACATGCTGCTGATTTCGCCGGTGGCCGAAAAGCTGGCCGCCGTGCGCCACCGCAACGGCCGCGACATTTGGGTGGTGGGCCACCGCTGGAACTCCAATGCCTTCGTGAGCTACCTCGTTACGCCCGATGGCGTGATTACCAAGCCCAACCTCAGCAACGTGGGGGCCATGCACGCCGGCCCCGGCCGAAATGCCATTGGCTGCATGAAGTTTTCGCCGGACGGCCGCAAACTGGCCGTGGCTATTTGGCGCGAGGCCAACCGCGTGCAGGTGTTCGATTTTGACAATGCTACCGGCAAGGTGAGCAACCCCAAGTCGTATGGCCCCTTCGAGGAAGCTTACGGCGTGGAGTTTTCGCCCGATGGCTCCAAGGTGTACGCCACCAGCAACGGCAACGGCGGCGGCAACGCCCAAGTGTGGCAGGTAGATTTGGCCAGCGGCACCAAAACCGCCGTGGGCAACTCGGCCAACCGCAAAATCGGCTCGCTGCAGCTCGGCCCCGATGGCCGCATTTACGTGGCCCGCGAAGACAACCCTTTCCTAGGTGTAATTGAGAACCCCAACGCCATGGGCAAAGCCAGCAAGTACACCGACGATGGCATCAAGCTCGGCGGCCGGCGCGGCAAGCTGGGGCTGCCCAACTTCATGCAGATTTACTTCCAAAAGCCTTAA